Proteins from a genomic interval of Microbacterium imperiale:
- a CDS encoding ABC transporter ATP-binding protein: MASVTLENVSLRYRNGTLGLADIDLDIADGEFIALVGPSGSGKTTLLRSVAGFLTPTAGRILIGDRQLAGGSVSVPPEQRELGMVFQQHAVWPHWNVARNVEYPLRRARVSRLERQRRVAEALELVGLAGYERRDPATLSGGQRQRVALARALVARPRVLLLDEALSALDEPLRDRLRLELHTLTRELGLTVIHVTHDRSEALALADRVAVLDAGRIRQIAAPQTLLERPASPFVARFLSDATLVDGHVAAGRFRAADHPLALPCDLSLPDGSAATAAILPAAVRIVPGDDAVVRSTLFTPEGSDVVVTWHGMTLRVRTHGMRPQVGDRVAVEVGHAVVYPHEPAVAAELPVATPA, translated from the coding sequence ATGGCATCCGTCACCCTCGAGAACGTCTCGCTGCGCTACCGCAACGGCACGCTCGGCCTCGCCGACATCGACCTCGATATCGCAGACGGCGAGTTCATCGCCCTGGTCGGGCCCTCGGGCTCGGGCAAGACCACCCTGCTGCGCAGCGTCGCGGGATTCCTCACGCCCACCGCGGGGCGCATCCTCATCGGCGACCGTCAGCTCGCGGGCGGCTCGGTCTCGGTGCCGCCCGAGCAGCGCGAGCTCGGCATGGTCTTCCAGCAGCACGCGGTCTGGCCGCACTGGAACGTCGCGCGCAACGTCGAGTACCCGCTCCGACGTGCGCGCGTGTCGCGCCTCGAACGGCAGCGGCGCGTCGCCGAGGCACTCGAGCTGGTGGGGCTCGCGGGGTACGAGCGGCGCGACCCCGCGACCCTGTCGGGCGGACAGCGGCAGCGCGTCGCCCTCGCCCGGGCGCTCGTGGCCCGTCCCCGGGTGCTGCTGCTCGACGAAGCATTGTCGGCCCTCGACGAGCCGCTGCGCGATCGCCTGCGCCTCGAGCTGCACACCCTCACCCGTGAGCTCGGGCTCACCGTCATCCACGTGACGCACGACCGGTCCGAGGCGCTCGCGCTCGCCGACCGCGTCGCCGTCCTCGATGCCGGCCGCATCCGTCAGATCGCCGCACCGCAGACGTTGCTCGAGCGCCCCGCCAGCCCCTTCGTCGCGCGATTCCTCTCCGACGCGACGCTCGTCGACGGGCACGTCGCTGCGGGACGCTTCCGTGCGGCCGACCACCCGCTCGCCCTGCCGTGCGACCTGTCGCTGCCCGACGGCAGCGCCGCGACGGCGGCGATCCTGCCCGCCGCGGTGCGGATCGTCCCGGGAGATGACGCGGTCGTCCGCTCGACGCTGTTCACCCCCGAGGGCAGCGACGTCGTCGTCACCTGGCACGGCATGACGCTGCGCGTGCGCACCCACGGGATGCGCCCGCAGGTCGGCGATCGCGTCGCGGTCGAGGTCGGGCACGCCGTCGTCTATCCGCACGAGCCGGCGGTCGCCGCCGAGCTGCCCGTCGCGACGCCGGCATGA
- a CDS encoding MurR/RpiR family transcriptional regulator: MTISRPELSVLARIRSSASLLGPSEAKVAALIVERADEVVEWSTAELAQAAGTSTATVIRACQSLGFRGFQHLRLELARSAPMKARDGDDVASGAFDDAVEAVRLAQESVSPASVAAAVELLRGARRVVLVSNGFSGPPLQDFAMRLSTLGRAVEAPIDPLAQQFAVASLGEDDLCFALSYSGANVQTLRAAAAARDRGTPVAAVTSFARSPLGRIAGVVVATGPAAAAHDVDPFLARIGHTVVLHALHSGLADGTTPTDAAGMRHVVADAIAEEE, encoded by the coding sequence ATGACGATCTCCCGCCCCGAACTCAGCGTGCTGGCGCGCATCCGCTCGTCCGCGTCGCTGCTCGGTCCGAGCGAGGCGAAGGTCGCCGCGCTCATCGTCGAACGCGCCGATGAGGTCGTCGAATGGTCGACGGCGGAACTGGCGCAGGCCGCGGGCACGTCGACGGCGACGGTCATCCGCGCGTGCCAGAGTCTGGGCTTCCGCGGTTTCCAGCACCTGCGCCTCGAGCTGGCACGCTCCGCGCCGATGAAGGCACGCGACGGCGACGACGTCGCCTCGGGCGCCTTCGACGACGCCGTCGAAGCCGTGCGGCTCGCGCAGGAGAGCGTCAGCCCCGCGAGCGTCGCCGCTGCGGTCGAGCTGCTGCGGGGCGCGCGGCGGGTCGTGCTCGTGAGCAACGGCTTCTCGGGACCGCCATTGCAGGACTTCGCGATGCGCCTGAGCACTCTCGGGCGGGCGGTCGAGGCTCCGATCGACCCGCTGGCGCAGCAGTTCGCCGTCGCCTCACTCGGCGAGGACGACCTGTGCTTCGCCCTCAGCTACTCGGGGGCCAACGTGCAGACCCTCCGCGCCGCGGCGGCCGCCCGCGATCGCGGCACTCCGGTCGCCGCCGTGACGAGCTTCGCCCGGTCGCCGCTCGGCCGGATCGCCGGGGTGGTCGTCGCGACGGGGCCGGCCGCGGCCGCCCATGACGTCGATCCCTTCCTCGCGCGCATCGGGCACACGGTCGTGCTCCACGCGCTGCACTCGGGTCTCGCCGACGGCACCACGCCGACGGATGCCGCGGGCATGCGTCACGTCGTCGCGGACGCCATCGCCGAGGAGGAGTAG
- a CDS encoding histidine phosphatase family protein: MTLALVRHGRTPWNLERRMQGRSDIALDDVGRSQADAAGRVLSAAVWTRVVTSPLRRAAESADIIRMHLPGAGCDVEPDLVERDYGAAEGLAVSDVRQRWPDEDYPAAESLARTQERGIRVVRALHDAGGSTIVVAHGTLLRLTIEGLTGHRCPRILNGEVVLLEQVGDRFRARRLVE, from the coding sequence ATGACCCTCGCCCTCGTGCGGCACGGCCGCACCCCCTGGAACCTCGAGCGCCGGATGCAGGGGCGCTCCGACATCGCCCTCGACGACGTCGGCCGCAGCCAGGCGGATGCCGCCGGGCGCGTGCTCTCCGCGGCCGTCTGGACCCGCGTCGTCACGTCGCCGTTGCGCCGAGCGGCGGAGTCGGCCGACATCATCCGCATGCACCTGCCCGGCGCCGGCTGCGACGTCGAGCCCGACCTCGTCGAGCGGGACTACGGCGCCGCAGAGGGCCTCGCCGTGTCCGACGTGCGACAGCGATGGCCCGACGAGGACTATCCGGCGGCCGAGTCGCTCGCGCGAACGCAGGAGCGCGGCATCCGGGTCGTGCGTGCGCTCCACGATGCCGGCGGCAGCACCATCGTGGTCGCCCACGGCACGCTGCTGCGGTTGACGATCGAGGGGCTGACAGGGCACCGCTGCCCGCGGATCCTCAACGGCGAGGTCGTGCTGCTCGAGCAGGTGGGCGACCGTTTCCGTGCCCGGCGGCTGGTCGAGTGA
- a CDS encoding tyrosine-protein phosphatase: protein MLAIDIEGLFNVRATRARAPWLVRSGAPEALTDAGAAALAELGVSVILDLREPSEHGPVRHGIPVRSVPLYGAEPPATGGLEAIYEQLLRERGDALARAVGVVAEADGAALVHCTAGKDRTGLVVALARRAAGATADEVVADYVLSAPHVRPVRAEHAEHIARALPGEERAGILRLHLESPPEAIAHALSVIDELGGAERYLRAHGLRADQVAALRRKNSGAA, encoded by the coding sequence ATGCTCGCGATTGACATCGAGGGACTGTTCAACGTCCGTGCGACACGCGCCCGGGCTCCGTGGCTCGTCCGCTCCGGCGCGCCCGAGGCCCTGACCGACGCCGGCGCCGCCGCCCTGGCCGAGCTGGGCGTCTCGGTCATCCTCGACCTGCGCGAACCGTCGGAGCACGGGCCCGTGCGCCACGGCATCCCGGTCCGCTCGGTACCCCTCTACGGCGCCGAGCCGCCGGCGACGGGCGGGCTCGAGGCCATCTACGAGCAGCTGCTGCGCGAGCGCGGCGACGCCCTCGCGCGCGCCGTCGGCGTGGTGGCCGAAGCCGACGGTGCAGCCCTGGTGCACTGCACCGCGGGCAAGGACCGCACCGGCCTCGTCGTGGCGCTCGCGCGCCGCGCCGCCGGCGCGACGGCGGACGAGGTCGTCGCCGACTACGTCCTGTCGGCGCCGCACGTGCGCCCCGTGCGGGCTGAGCACGCCGAGCACATCGCCCGAGCCCTGCCGGGCGAGGAGCGCGCCGGGATCCTGCGCCTGCATCTCGAGAGCCCGCCCGAGGCGATCGCGCACGCCCTGTCGGTCATCGACGAGCTCGGCGGCGCCGAGCGGTACCTCCGCGCGCACGGCCTGCGCGCCGACCAGGTGGCGGCGCTGCGCCGCAAGAACAGCGGTGCGGCATGA
- a CDS encoding ABC transporter permease, whose amino-acid sequence MTSTPLLPAGSAIRARGAVRRRTDGVDALVVALWLACGGLILLPIGALLVLAGRGDQLGVLLHGDVLQAGANSLFSATVSALAAVVIGTTFAVLLDRTDLPGRTVLRLLALSPLLMPPFVGAIAWLGIAGPTSPLNLWWRGTFGAPLWSIYGADGVILLLTIHSYPIAMLIVSAALRRIPTDLEQAARISGAGPARALTSVTVPLLRPALVSSFVLIAVGNLADFGIPSIIGLPERFVTLATLVYRYLQSGTVDDPLAVVATIGVVLLVLALLALVADGLLARRGWELDSSNAVPERTPLGHARVGVGAMMWAVVLLITVLPLLALLTQTLLRAPGVPLTWENLTLDHLVRAVTTPSALAGAANSTMLASLAAVICGILGLAIGVVVARTSGRAPRALGAVAMVPQAIPGIVIAVAWLILAPSLGLFNTPWLILVAYVTSFTALVVQAVAAPLSATPTSAEEAARVAGAGRLRALVDISARMATPAAVAGAVIVAVTAVRELTLSVLLLSPGSQTLGVAIFNFQQAGAFSTASAWSLIVALVGLAVIGLATRRTS is encoded by the coding sequence ATGACCTCGACCCCACTCCTCCCCGCGGGCTCGGCGATCCGAGCCCGCGGGGCGGTCCGTCGGCGGACCGACGGCGTCGACGCGCTGGTCGTCGCGCTCTGGCTCGCCTGCGGCGGGCTCATCCTGCTGCCGATCGGCGCTCTGCTCGTGCTGGCGGGCCGCGGCGATCAGCTGGGGGTGCTGCTGCACGGCGACGTGCTGCAGGCCGGCGCGAACAGCCTGTTCTCGGCGACGGTCTCGGCGCTCGCGGCCGTCGTCATCGGCACGACCTTCGCGGTGCTGCTGGACCGCACCGACCTGCCCGGGCGAACGGTGCTGCGACTGCTCGCGCTGAGCCCGCTGCTCATGCCGCCGTTCGTCGGCGCCATCGCCTGGCTCGGGATCGCCGGCCCGACCAGTCCGCTGAACCTCTGGTGGCGCGGCACGTTCGGGGCCCCGCTGTGGTCGATCTACGGCGCCGACGGCGTCATCCTGCTGCTGACGATCCACAGCTATCCCATCGCGATGCTCATCGTCTCGGCCGCCCTGCGCCGCATCCCCACCGATCTCGAGCAGGCCGCCCGGATCAGCGGCGCGGGACCGGCCCGGGCGCTGACCTCGGTCACGGTGCCGCTGCTGCGGCCAGCGCTGGTGTCGTCGTTCGTGCTCATCGCCGTCGGGAACCTCGCCGACTTCGGCATCCCGTCGATCATCGGTCTGCCCGAGCGGTTCGTCACCCTTGCCACCCTCGTTTACCGCTACCTGCAGTCGGGCACCGTCGACGACCCGCTCGCGGTGGTCGCCACGATCGGCGTCGTCCTGCTGGTGCTCGCCCTGCTGGCGCTCGTCGCCGACGGGCTCTTGGCGCGCCGCGGGTGGGAGCTCGACTCGTCCAACGCGGTGCCCGAGCGCACACCGCTCGGGCACGCCCGCGTGGGGGTGGGCGCGATGATGTGGGCCGTCGTGCTGCTCATCACGGTGCTGCCGCTGCTCGCCCTCCTCACGCAGACGCTGCTGCGTGCGCCCGGGGTGCCGCTGACCTGGGAGAACCTCACCCTCGACCACCTCGTCCGGGCCGTCACCACGCCCAGCGCGCTCGCCGGCGCGGCGAACTCGACCATGCTCGCCTCGCTCGCCGCGGTGATCTGCGGGATCCTGGGCCTGGCCATCGGCGTCGTCGTCGCCCGAACGAGCGGCCGCGCACCGCGGGCGCTCGGCGCCGTGGCGATGGTGCCGCAGGCGATCCCCGGGATCGTCATCGCCGTCGCCTGGCTCATCCTGGCTCCCTCGCTCGGCCTGTTCAACACCCCGTGGCTGATCCTCGTCGCCTACGTCACCTCGTTCACCGCCCTCGTGGTGCAGGCCGTGGCGGCGCCGCTGTCGGCGACCCCGACGAGCGCGGAAGAGGCCGCGCGCGTGGCGGGCGCCGGACGCCTGCGAGCCCTCGTCGACATCTCCGCGCGCATGGCGACGCCCGCCGCGGTCGCCGGTGCGGTCATCGTCGCCGTGACCGCAGTGCGCGAGCTGACGCTGTCGGTGCTCCTGCTGTCGCCGGGGTCGCAGACGCTCGGCGTCGCGATCTTCAACTTCCAGCAGGCCGGGGCGTTCAGCACGGCATCCGCGTGGTCGCTCATCGTCGCCCTGGTCGGACTGGCCGTCATCGGCCTCGCGACCCGGCGCACCTCCTAA
- a CDS encoding cation:proton antiporter codes for MELLTGLILGVVVIAFSTSLSQKLGVAGPLILVAVGLAASWLPVLGPFEVDPELILVGVLPPLLYAAAVRLPAVEFRRDLPSISGLAVALVVISALAIGGFITLVLPQVGFPLAVALGAVLSPSDAVATSIVKRLGISPRVVTILEGESLINDATALVLLRSAIAAVAGGFAFADTVGTFVWGIVAAVAVGVVVGLLNLSIRARMNTVAATALGFVVPFVAYLPTEHLGGSGLVAAVAAGITTGQGAARRFTAELRVSDEINWRTVELMLEGGVFLIMGLELRGILDDNTEQQNGPGTAVLLALASLAILLVIRAAYVAALIFVQGRRARTRQRERLELIADRLDAVPADFGGRGGQPGAARRRLQSMRNRLTRAFHDLDYYEASPLGWKHGTIIVWAGMRGVVTLAAAQTLPRDTPDRELLILTAFLVAVISLLLQGLTLPGLVRLLRIPSTADDTTLLHEEREALDDALRSAAVERLADPTLALEHGGTWDDRTLAIARRRLEQAADEDAGTQARELQLLVIATMRARLLELASEGAFSSEVLRESQRRLDAQQVSLEMRRNDL; via the coding sequence ATGGAGCTGCTCACCGGACTGATCCTCGGCGTCGTCGTGATCGCGTTCTCGACGTCGCTGTCGCAGAAGCTCGGCGTCGCGGGGCCGCTCATCCTCGTCGCGGTCGGACTCGCGGCATCGTGGCTGCCGGTCCTCGGGCCGTTCGAGGTCGATCCGGAGCTCATCCTCGTCGGCGTGCTGCCGCCCTTGCTCTATGCCGCCGCGGTCCGTCTTCCGGCGGTCGAGTTCCGCCGCGACCTCCCCTCGATCTCGGGGCTCGCCGTCGCGCTGGTCGTCATCAGCGCCCTCGCGATCGGCGGGTTCATCACCCTCGTGCTGCCGCAGGTCGGGTTCCCCCTCGCCGTCGCGCTCGGAGCGGTGCTCAGCCCGAGCGACGCGGTCGCCACGTCCATCGTCAAACGCCTGGGCATCTCGCCGCGCGTCGTCACGATCCTTGAGGGCGAGAGCCTCATCAACGACGCGACGGCGCTCGTGCTGCTGCGCAGCGCGATCGCTGCGGTCGCCGGAGGCTTCGCGTTCGCCGACACCGTCGGGACGTTCGTGTGGGGCATCGTCGCGGCCGTCGCCGTCGGTGTCGTCGTGGGGTTGCTCAATCTGAGCATCCGCGCGCGCATGAACACCGTCGCCGCGACCGCGCTCGGCTTCGTAGTGCCCTTCGTCGCCTACCTGCCCACCGAGCACCTCGGGGGGTCGGGACTGGTGGCCGCCGTTGCCGCGGGAATCACGACGGGCCAAGGAGCGGCGCGCCGCTTCACGGCGGAGCTGCGGGTGTCGGATGAGATCAACTGGCGCACCGTCGAGCTCATGCTCGAGGGCGGTGTCTTCCTCATCATGGGGCTCGAGCTGCGCGGCATCCTCGACGACAACACCGAGCAGCAGAACGGTCCCGGCACAGCCGTGCTGCTCGCGCTGGCCTCGCTCGCGATCCTGCTGGTCATCCGCGCCGCCTACGTCGCGGCGCTCATCTTCGTGCAGGGGCGACGCGCGCGCACCCGCCAGCGCGAGCGCCTCGAGCTCATCGCCGACCGTCTCGACGCCGTTCCGGCGGACTTCGGCGGGCGCGGCGGACAGCCCGGCGCCGCGCGTCGTCGGCTGCAGAGCATGCGCAACCGGCTCACCCGCGCCTTCCACGATCTGGACTACTACGAGGCCTCCCCGCTCGGATGGAAGCACGGCACGATCATCGTGTGGGCCGGCATGCGCGGGGTCGTCACCCTCGCCGCCGCCCAGACGCTTCCCCGCGACACCCCCGACCGCGAGCTGCTCATCCTCACCGCCTTCCTCGTCGCGGTGATCAGTCTGCTGCTGCAGGGCCTGACGCTTCCGGGCCTCGTCCGGCTGCTGCGCATCCCGAGCACGGCGGACGACACGACGCTGCTGCACGAAGAGCGCGAGGCACTCGACGACGCCCTGCGCTCGGCTGCCGTCGAGCGGCTCGCCGATCCCACGCTCGCACTCGAGCACGGCGGCACGTGGGACGACCGGACGCTCGCCATCGCGCGGCGGCGGCTCGAGCAGGCGGCGGACGAGGATGCCGGCACCCAGGCCCGCGAGCTGCAGCTGCTCGTCATCGCGACGATGCGCGCGCGACTGCTCGAGCTCGCGAGTGAGGGCGCGTTCTCGTCCGAGGTGCTGCGGGAGTCGCAGCGGCGGCTCGATGCTCAGCAGGTGAGCCTCGAGATGCGCCGGAACGATCTCTGA
- a CDS encoding malate dehydrogenase: MDATTVTVTGAAGQIGYALLFRIAAGEMLGPDRPVHLRLLEIPAGVRAAEGTALELQDGAFPLLRSVEVTDDARTGFAGANIAMLVGARPRTAGMERGDLLAANAGIFGPQGTAIAAAAASDVRVLVVGNPANTNALIAASAAEGVPAERFSALTRLDHERAVAQLAARLDVPVTEIEGVTIWGNHSATQFPDIAAATVGGRPAGEVLAERLGGADAARTWLDEEFVPRVAKRGAEIIAVRGASSAASAANAALRHVRDDVRGTGGRRTSAAVVSRGEYGVPEGLVCSFPVTSDGSGYRVVPGLELDDRGRSRLDASVAELVDERDAVRALGIL, encoded by the coding sequence ATGGACGCCACCACCGTCACCGTCACGGGCGCCGCCGGTCAGATCGGTTATGCGCTGCTGTTCCGCATCGCCGCCGGCGAGATGCTCGGCCCCGACCGCCCCGTCCACCTCCGGCTGCTCGAGATCCCCGCCGGCGTGCGCGCCGCCGAGGGCACGGCGCTCGAACTGCAGGACGGCGCCTTCCCGCTGCTGCGGTCGGTCGAGGTCACCGACGATGCCCGCACGGGCTTCGCGGGAGCCAACATCGCGATGCTCGTGGGCGCCCGGCCGCGGACGGCCGGCATGGAGCGCGGTGACCTGCTCGCCGCCAACGCGGGCATCTTCGGCCCGCAGGGCACCGCGATCGCCGCGGCTGCGGCATCCGATGTCCGGGTGCTCGTGGTGGGAAACCCCGCCAACACGAACGCGCTCATCGCCGCCTCGGCCGCGGAGGGCGTGCCGGCCGAGCGCTTCAGCGCACTGACCCGGCTCGACCACGAGCGGGCTGTCGCCCAGCTGGCCGCGCGCCTGGACGTGCCGGTGACCGAGATCGAGGGCGTGACGATCTGGGGCAACCACTCCGCGACCCAGTTCCCCGACATCGCCGCCGCGACCGTCGGCGGCCGCCCCGCCGGCGAGGTGCTGGCCGAGCGCCTCGGCGGAGCGGATGCCGCGCGCACCTGGCTCGACGAGGAGTTCGTGCCTCGCGTCGCCAAGCGCGGCGCCGAGATCATCGCGGTGCGTGGAGCGTCGTCGGCCGCCTCGGCCGCCAACGCCGCACTGCGCCACGTGCGCGACGACGTCCGTGGCACGGGCGGACGCCGCACCTCCGCCGCCGTGGTCTCGCGCGGCGAGTACGGCGTGCCCGAGGGACTGGTGTGCTCGTTCCCGGTCACGAGCGACGGCTCGGGATACCGGGTCGTCCCCGGCCTCGAGCTCGACGACCGCGGACGATCGCGACTGGACGCCTCGGTCGCCGAGCTCGTCGACGAGCGCGATGCCGTGCGGGCCCTCGGCATCCTCTGA
- a CDS encoding ABC transporter substrate-binding protein — protein sequence MSRMRSTVPLALLGVAAIALAGCSSSTSPAATAEPAAGALEPATITLYTSEPQEKADELVAAFNEIHPEITVEVFRAGTGDLTTRVATERESGGIQADVFLAADAGTFEGYAAEGLLLEYTPADVEALNADVVDAEGFYTGTRIIPTVIAYNTGIITEAPESWQELTDAAYADQIVMPNPDVSGAAAYNAAVWLDDEQLGEEWMTALAENRPVIADSNGPVSQAVATGAQPVGIVVDYLVRELAEQGSPIAVSYPSEGVPYVSQPVGIFADTEQAEAAQAFVDFLVSEEGQKLAVEQSYLPVRSDVGTPEGAPSMDEITILSPDLETIRSTQDAAVETFRSLFLR from the coding sequence ATGTCCCGCATGCGCTCCACCGTCCCCCTCGCCCTCCTCGGCGTCGCCGCGATCGCCCTGGCCGGCTGCTCGTCGAGCACGAGCCCGGCCGCCACCGCCGAGCCCGCCGCCGGCGCCCTCGAGCCCGCGACGATCACGCTGTACACGTCCGAGCCGCAGGAGAAGGCCGACGAGCTCGTCGCCGCCTTCAACGAGATCCACCCCGAGATCACCGTCGAGGTGTTCCGCGCCGGCACCGGCGACCTGACCACGCGCGTCGCGACCGAGCGCGAATCGGGCGGCATCCAGGCGGACGTGTTCCTGGCCGCCGACGCCGGCACCTTCGAGGGCTACGCGGCCGAGGGGCTGCTGCTGGAGTACACCCCGGCCGACGTCGAGGCGCTGAACGCCGACGTCGTCGACGCCGAGGGCTTCTACACCGGCACCCGCATCATCCCGACCGTCATCGCCTACAACACCGGCATCATCACCGAGGCGCCCGAGTCGTGGCAGGAACTGACCGACGCCGCCTACGCCGACCAGATCGTCATGCCCAACCCCGACGTCTCGGGCGCGGCCGCGTACAACGCCGCGGTCTGGCTCGACGACGAGCAGCTGGGCGAGGAGTGGATGACGGCGCTCGCCGAGAACCGCCCCGTGATCGCCGACAGCAACGGGCCCGTGTCGCAGGCGGTCGCGACCGGGGCGCAGCCGGTGGGCATCGTGGTCGACTACCTCGTGCGCGAGCTCGCCGAGCAGGGCTCGCCCATCGCGGTGTCGTACCCGAGCGAGGGCGTGCCCTACGTGTCGCAGCCCGTCGGCATCTTCGCCGACACCGAGCAGGCCGAGGCCGCCCAGGCGTTCGTCGACTTCCTCGTCAGCGAGGAGGGTCAGAAGCTGGCCGTCGAGCAGTCCTACCTGCCGGTGCGCTCGGACGTCGGAACGCCCGAGGGCGCGCCGTCGATGGACGAGATCACGATCCTCTCGCCCGACCTCGAAACCATCCGCAGCACGCAGGATGCCGCGGTCGAGACCTTCCGGTCGCTCTTCCTTCGATGA
- a CDS encoding metallophosphoesterase family protein, whose protein sequence is MSRATGRLTVLHLSDVHATVDGRLYDAVDGIERLRMVGAYVRDAGITPEAIVVTGDLVQRGHAAAYPALRDALARLADITGVPVLTALGNHDEPDAARILSGHAESHHRVELVDELRFVLLDSSSGELGDPQRAWLGDVLRSPHGAGTVIGLHHAPLGSPLPTLARAGLRDADAFLDTIAGSDVRAVLAGHFHHPLSATLRGIPISVGPSLAYHQVMDAGPDRVSGHDLAMFSLVHLLPEGITVTNVGLDSPAPIFSSLLTR, encoded by the coding sequence ATGAGCCGCGCGACCGGCCGGCTGACGGTGCTGCACCTGAGCGACGTCCACGCGACGGTCGACGGCCGTCTCTACGACGCGGTCGACGGCATCGAGCGCCTGCGCATGGTGGGCGCGTACGTGCGCGACGCCGGGATCACCCCCGAGGCCATCGTCGTGACCGGCGACCTCGTGCAGCGCGGCCACGCCGCGGCCTACCCCGCCCTGCGCGACGCGCTCGCGCGGCTGGCCGATATCACCGGCGTTCCCGTCCTGACGGCGCTCGGCAACCACGACGAGCCCGACGCCGCGCGCATCCTGAGCGGCCACGCGGAGTCGCACCACCGCGTCGAGCTCGTCGACGAGCTGCGCTTCGTGCTGCTCGACAGCTCGAGCGGCGAGCTGGGCGACCCGCAGCGCGCGTGGCTCGGGGACGTCCTGCGCTCGCCGCACGGTGCCGGAACCGTCATCGGGCTGCACCATGCCCCGCTCGGCTCGCCGCTTCCCACGCTGGCGCGCGCGGGCCTCCGCGACGCCGACGCCTTCCTCGACACGATCGCCGGCAGCGACGTGCGCGCCGTGCTGGCCGGGCACTTCCACCATCCGCTGTCGGCGACGCTGCGCGGCATCCCGATCTCGGTGGGTCCGTCGCTGGCGTACCACCAGGTCATGGACGCCGGACCCGACCGCGTCAGCGGACACGACCTCGCGATGTTCTCGCTCGTGCATCTGCTGCCCGAGGGCATCACCGTCACCAACGTCGGCCTCGACTCTCCCGCCCCGATCTTCTCCTCCCTCCTCACCCGATGA
- the pip gene encoding prolyl aminopeptidase — MSVPAALADILYPEIEPYETGFLLAGDGQRVFWEQSGNPDGKPVVFLHGGPGGGTAPWHRRFFDPEAYRIILFDQRGCGRSTPHASDPAAALRFNTTWHLVADLELLRRNFGIARWQVFGGSWGSTLALAYAQSHPEVVSELVLRGIFTLRRHELEWFYEGGAAALFPDLWEHYLAPVPVIERGRMIEAYHRLLADPDPAVHVPAAQAWTRWEASTVTLRPDAELVEAMTESESATAFARIENHYFLNGGWLREGQLIEDAAAGALRGIPGVIVQGRYDVCTPPMTAWDLHRAWPEAEFVMVDDAGHSAAEPGIAAALVAATDRFAAS, encoded by the coding sequence ATGAGCGTGCCGGCCGCGCTGGCCGACATCCTGTATCCCGAGATCGAGCCGTACGAGACGGGCTTCCTGCTCGCCGGTGACGGGCAGCGCGTGTTCTGGGAGCAGTCCGGCAACCCCGACGGCAAGCCGGTCGTGTTCCTCCACGGCGGCCCCGGGGGCGGCACGGCGCCGTGGCACCGCCGGTTCTTCGACCCCGAGGCGTACCGCATCATCCTGTTCGATCAGCGCGGGTGCGGACGCTCGACGCCGCACGCGAGCGACCCCGCCGCCGCGCTGCGCTTCAACACGACGTGGCACCTCGTCGCCGACCTCGAGCTGCTGCGCCGCAACTTCGGCATCGCTCGTTGGCAGGTCTTCGGCGGATCGTGGGGCTCGACCCTCGCGCTGGCCTATGCCCAGTCGCATCCCGAGGTCGTGTCGGAGCTCGTGCTGCGCGGCATCTTCACGCTGCGCCGCCACGAACTCGAATGGTTCTACGAGGGCGGGGCGGCGGCGCTGTTCCCCGACCTGTGGGAGCACTACCTCGCGCCGGTGCCCGTCATCGAGCGCGGTCGGATGATCGAGGCGTATCACCGGCTGCTCGCCGACCCCGATCCCGCCGTGCACGTCCCGGCCGCGCAGGCGTGGACCCGCTGGGAGGCCTCGACCGTGACGCTGCGGCCCGACGCCGAGCTCGTCGAGGCCATGACCGAGTCGGAGTCGGCGACCGCCTTCGCCCGCATCGAGAACCACTACTTCCTCAACGGCGGCTGGCTGCGCGAGGGACAGCTGATCGAGGATGCCGCCGCCGGCGCGCTGCGCGGCATCCCCGGTGTCATCGTGCAGGGGCGCTACGACGTGTGCACTCCGCCCATGACGGCGTGGGATCTGCACCGGGCCTGGCCCGAGGCGGAGTTCGTCATGGTCGACGACGCGGGCCACTCGGCGGCGGAGCCCGGCATCGCCGCCGCCCTCGTCGCCGCGACCGACCGCTTCGCCGCGTCCTGA